In Methylomagnum ishizawai, one DNA window encodes the following:
- the petA gene encoding ubiquinol-cytochrome c reductase iron-sulfur subunit gives MTSEGVDTEKRRFLTQAATVVGAVGVGFLSVPFISSMKPSAKAEALGAPVEVDISKIEPGQRIVVLWRGKPVWLLRRTPEALAGLSELTDKLRDPQSNESEQPESSHNEFRAIKPEIFVAIGVCTHLGCSPLYRPEIAPADLGPDWKGGFFCPCHGSSFDLAGRVYKGVPAPINLAIPPYRYLADNRIMVGEGE, from the coding sequence ATGACTAGCGAAGGCGTGGATACCGAAAAGCGCCGATTCCTAACCCAAGCGGCCACGGTGGTCGGTGCCGTCGGCGTGGGTTTCTTGTCGGTACCCTTTATTTCCTCCATGAAACCGAGCGCCAAGGCCGAAGCCCTGGGCGCCCCGGTGGAAGTCGATATCAGCAAGATCGAGCCGGGCCAGCGGATTGTCGTGCTATGGCGGGGCAAGCCCGTTTGGCTCCTGCGGAGGACGCCCGAAGCCTTGGCGGGCCTGTCCGAACTGACCGACAAACTGCGCGATCCCCAATCCAACGAATCCGAGCAACCCGAATCCAGCCACAACGAATTCCGCGCCATCAAGCCGGAAATCTTCGTCGCCATCGGCGTTTGCACCCATCTCGGCTGCTCGCCGCTGTACCGGCCCGAAATCGCCCCGGCGGACCTCGGCCCGGATTGGAAGGGCGGCTTCTTCTGTCCCTGCCATGGGTCGAGCTTCGATCTGGCGGGACGGGTCTACAAGGGGGTGCCGGCACCAATCAACTTGGCGATACCCCCTTATCGCTATCTCGCGGATAACCGTATCATGGTGGGAGAGGGGGAATAA
- a CDS encoding transposase family protein: MIFSSLDDIGNDRVCKALTGLTKDQFKHLLLSFESTYRDQYGGPSLDAPSPAFPGYLSSFGHRLFFVLYYLKNYPSYDVLGYLFGFSGGHAFDHLETLLPILQASLAHLKTLPERSVKTVEALDRLLEKQPTIIIDGTERATLRPQDKSQQEQRYSGKKKHHGVNNLVIANPAKKILFISSTVPGSVHDYALFKTEFPPALPWFQKQLIEVDLGFQGIKNDYPHARAIQIPHKKPKKSKANPDPKLTPTQKKHNRKLAKTRVAVEHAIGGMKCLHSLVHRSRNHLAHLLDTFIYIGAGLWNFKLSLKTIG; encoded by the coding sequence ATGATCTTTAGCAGCCTTGACGACATCGGCAATGATCGTGTTTGCAAAGCCTTGACCGGACTTACCAAAGATCAGTTCAAGCATTTACTTCTGTCTTTTGAATCAACTTATCGTGACCAGTACGGTGGCCCTTCGCTCGACGCGCCTAGCCCCGCTTTCCCAGGCTATCTATCTAGCTTTGGACACCGGCTGTTTTTTGTCCTTTATTACTTGAAAAACTATCCCAGTTACGACGTACTGGGCTATCTCTTTGGTTTCAGTGGAGGCCATGCTTTCGATCATTTAGAAACACTGCTGCCCATCCTTCAAGCGAGCCTAGCCCATCTGAAAACACTTCCCGAACGTTCGGTCAAGACGGTTGAGGCGCTGGATAGACTCCTTGAAAAACAACCTACTATCATCATTGATGGCACGGAGCGGGCGACCCTCAGGCCCCAGGATAAATCCCAACAAGAGCAACGCTACAGCGGTAAAAAAAAACATCACGGCGTTAATAACCTAGTGATTGCCAACCCCGCCAAGAAAATCCTATTCATTAGCTCCACCGTGCCGGGAAGTGTCCACGACTATGCCCTGTTTAAGACGGAATTTCCGCCCGCCTTGCCATGGTTTCAAAAGCAACTTATCGAGGTTGATCTCGGATTCCAAGGCATTAAAAATGATTATCCCCACGCACGGGCCATTCAAATCCCCCATAAAAAGCCAAAGAAGTCCAAAGCGAATCCTGATCCGAAATTAACACCAACACAGAAGAAACATAATCGGAAGCTTGCTAAAACCCGCGTGGCTGTTGAGCATGCCATCGGCGGGATGAAATGTCTGCATAGTTTAGTACATCGCTCAAGAAACCATCTGGCACATTTATTAGATACCTTCATTTATATTGGTGCTGGCCTCTGGAATTTTAAATTATCATTAAAAACAATAGGTTAG
- a CDS encoding NAD(P)-dependent oxidoreductase: MRAGFIGLGAMGAHMARNLAQQGWLGAVWNRTPATAQALAGELGVACAASPAELAATVDAVLICVSADADVLAMIDALLPGLRPGTLVIDLSTVGSATARAAARRVRERGADFLDAPVTGGVEGARNATLAIMVGGAADTLERARPLLAAMGSRVVHMGDTGMGQAAKAVNQVMCAGINQAVTEALAFGERLGLDMGKLIEVVSGGAAGNWFLDKRGPTMTQDVFRPGFKLALHHKDLKICEAMAEDLGTALPLSTATRQDYERLMAAGHGEEDISALYRLKRPAR; the protein is encoded by the coding sequence ATGCGGGCGGGTTTCATCGGACTGGGGGCCATGGGTGCCCACATGGCGCGGAATCTGGCGCAACAAGGCTGGCTCGGCGCGGTGTGGAACCGCACCCCGGCCACCGCCCAAGCTTTGGCCGGAGAACTGGGCGTCGCCTGTGCCGCCTCCCCCGCCGAATTGGCGGCAACCGTCGATGCCGTGCTGATCTGCGTCTCCGCCGACGCCGATGTGCTGGCGATGATCGACGCCCTCCTGCCGGGCCTGCGTCCCGGAACGCTGGTGATCGATCTTTCCACGGTCGGCAGCGCCACGGCGCGGGCAGCGGCCCGGCGGGTGCGGGAACGCGGCGCGGATTTCCTCGACGCCCCCGTGACCGGCGGGGTCGAAGGTGCCCGCAACGCGACCCTGGCGATCATGGTCGGGGGCGCGGCGGACACCCTGGAACGCGCCCGCCCCCTGCTCGCGGCGATGGGCAGCCGCGTCGTCCACATGGGCGACACCGGCATGGGCCAAGCCGCCAAGGCCGTGAACCAAGTCATGTGCGCTGGAATCAACCAAGCCGTGACCGAAGCCCTGGCTTTCGGCGAACGGCTGGGCCTCGACATGGGCAAATTGATCGAAGTGGTGTCGGGCGGGGCGGCGGGTAACTGGTTCCTGGACAAGCGTGGCCCGACCATGACCCAGGATGTGTTCCGGCCCGGTTTCAAGCTGGCCCTGCACCACAAGGATTTGAAAATCTGCGAGGCCATGGCGGAAGATTTGGGCACGGCGCTGCCGCTCAGCACCGCGACCCGCCAGGATTACGAACGGCTGATGGCGGCGGGCCACGGCGAGGAGGATATTTCCGCGCTGTACCGTTTGAAACGCCCGGCCCGCTGA
- a CDS encoding glutathione S-transferase N-terminal domain-containing protein: MTLYCSPRCAYGHGVRFVLSEKAIAADIEYLQGNAVPRDLLEANPLGNTPTLVDRDLVLSDPRIIMEYLDERFPHPPLQAMDPVARARARMTVRRIDQNWFGYLDQIDQLPDLRKKSKLAKQLQKELVGASPVFDAKPYFLSDDFSLVDCALAPLLWRLGALGIDLPAQAGPIRSYANRLFQRPAFKASLSAREREYPTLAEASV, from the coding sequence ATGACCTTGTACTGCTCCCCCCGTTGCGCCTATGGCCATGGTGTGCGCTTCGTACTGTCCGAGAAGGCCATCGCGGCGGATATCGAATATCTCCAGGGCAACGCCGTCCCCCGCGACCTCTTGGAAGCCAATCCCCTGGGCAACACCCCCACCCTGGTGGACCGGGATTTGGTGCTGTCCGACCCCCGCATCATCATGGAATACTTGGACGAGCGTTTCCCCCATCCGCCCTTGCAAGCCATGGACCCGGTCGCGCGGGCCAGGGCGCGGATGACGGTGCGGCGTATCGACCAGAATTGGTTCGGCTATCTCGACCAGATCGACCAGTTGCCCGACCTCCGGAAAAAATCCAAGCTCGCCAAGCAACTCCAAAAAGAATTGGTCGGTGCCAGTCCCGTGTTCGATGCCAAACCCTATTTCCTGAGCGATGATTTCTCCCTGGTGGATTGCGCCCTCGCCCCCTTGTTGTGGCGGCTGGGCGCGTTGGGCATCGATTTGCCCGCCCAGGCCGGACCCATCCGCTCCTATGCCAACCGCCTGTTCCAGCGCCCGGCCTTCAAAGCCAGCCTGAGCGCCCGCGAACGGGAATATCCCACCCTCGCCGAAGCTTCCGTCTGA
- the hisC gene encoding histidinol-phosphate transaminase, with product MSGLDNKVGKLLRPEVLALSAYHVPDAKGYIKLDAMENPYSWPEDMVAEWLERLRGAEPNRYPDPACADLKAGLCQANGVPAGAELLLGNGSDEIIQIILMAVAGPEVTILAPEPTFVMYRQIAVSLGLRFVGVPLREADFGLDLDAMLAAIATHRPAVVFLAYPNNPTGNLFEAADIERILAAAPGLVVVDEAYAPYADASFMPRVLEFDNLVVMRTLSKLGLAGLRLGFLAGAGAWIGQFDKIRLPYNINVLTRISAEFALEKLPVLDGQVRCLLRDRAVLAASLAQFDGIRVYDSRANFILFKLLKHDAPQIFQALKAAGILVKNLHPAGGPLAQCLRVTVGTPEENQRFVEVLRALLG from the coding sequence ATGAGCGGGCTGGACAATAAAGTTGGGAAACTGCTCAGGCCGGAAGTCTTGGCACTCTCGGCCTATCACGTCCCGGACGCCAAGGGCTACATCAAGCTGGACGCCATGGAAAACCCCTATTCTTGGCCGGAAGACATGGTCGCCGAATGGCTGGAACGGCTGCGCGGCGCGGAACCCAACCGCTACCCCGATCCCGCCTGCGCCGACCTGAAAGCGGGCTTGTGCCAAGCCAACGGCGTCCCGGCGGGCGCGGAACTGCTGCTGGGCAATGGCTCGGACGAGATCATCCAAATCATCCTGATGGCGGTGGCCGGACCGGAAGTCACCATCCTGGCTCCGGAACCCACCTTCGTGATGTACCGGCAAATCGCGGTCAGCCTGGGGCTGCGCTTCGTCGGCGTGCCTTTGCGGGAGGCGGATTTCGGGCTGGACCTTGACGCCATGCTGGCGGCCATCGCCACGCACCGACCCGCCGTGGTGTTCCTGGCCTATCCCAACAATCCGACCGGCAACCTGTTCGAGGCGGCGGACATCGAGCGGATATTGGCGGCGGCACCGGGCTTGGTGGTGGTGGACGAAGCCTATGCGCCCTACGCCGACGCCAGCTTCATGCCCAGGGTGTTGGAATTCGACAACCTCGTGGTGATGCGCACCCTGTCCAAGCTGGGCTTGGCCGGGCTGCGGCTGGGGTTCCTGGCCGGAGCCGGGGCTTGGATCGGGCAATTCGACAAAATCCGCCTGCCCTACAACATCAACGTGCTGACCCGCATCAGCGCCGAATTCGCCCTGGAAAAGCTCCCGGTCTTGGATGGACAGGTGCGTTGCCTATTGCGCGACCGCGCCGTGCTGGCCGCAAGCTTGGCCCAGTTCGACGGCATCCGGGTCTATGACAGCCGGGCCAATTTCATCCTGTTCAAGCTGCTCAAGCACGACGCCCCGCAGATTTTCCAGGCACTCAAGGCGGCGGGCATCTTGGTGAAAAACCTGCATCCCGCCGGGGGGCCGCTGGCCCAATGCCTGCGGGTGACGGTGGGAACGCCGGAGGAGAACCAACGCTTCGTCGAGGTGTTGCGGGCGCTGTTGGGATAG
- a CDS encoding cytochrome b — protein sequence MANEKQKEIVRWVDERLPVSKFLEDQLTKYYAPKNFNFLYFFGSLAGLVLVNQILTGIFLAMNYKPDATLAFDSVEYIMRDVPWGWLLRYLHSTGASLFFVVIYLHMFRGLFYGSFKKPRELLWLFGMVIFVLLAAEAFTGYLLPWGQMSYWGAQVIISLFGAIPVIGEDLTTWIRGDYVIADATLNRFFAFHVVALPLAILGLVVLHLAALRTNGSNNPDGIEIKKNKNAQGIPVDGIPFHPYYTVKDLYVVGVFLTIFAFIVFYTPEMGGMFLEHPNFDPADPMKTPEHIQPVWYFTPFYSILRAVPDKLFGVIAMGAAIVLLFFLPWLDRNPVKSIRYRGDAFKWGLAAFVLSFIVLGVLGTKPVTPVATLLARVFSAVYFGFFLLLPVISCIEKNKPVPERLTEPVIPLAKREGVIWRFLEKALEEIGHKLDSCPAVQKAKGRVCGIIDSVIDLGSKKQ from the coding sequence ATGGCCAATGAAAAACAAAAAGAAATCGTGCGGTGGGTGGATGAACGCCTGCCCGTCAGTAAATTCCTGGAAGATCAATTAACCAAGTATTACGCGCCCAAAAATTTCAATTTCCTATATTTCTTCGGCTCCCTGGCGGGTTTGGTGCTGGTCAATCAAATCCTGACCGGCATATTCCTGGCCATGAACTATAAGCCCGATGCCACCCTGGCTTTCGACTCGGTGGAATACATCATGCGCGATGTGCCCTGGGGTTGGCTGTTGCGCTACCTGCACTCGACCGGGGCTTCGCTGTTCTTCGTGGTGATTTATCTCCACATGTTCCGGGGGCTGTTCTACGGCTCGTTCAAGAAGCCGCGTGAGTTGTTGTGGCTGTTCGGCATGGTGATTTTCGTGCTGCTGGCGGCGGAAGCCTTCACCGGCTATCTGCTGCCCTGGGGCCAGATGTCGTACTGGGGCGCACAGGTCATCATTTCGCTGTTCGGGGCCATTCCCGTGATCGGCGAAGACCTGACGACTTGGATCCGCGGCGATTACGTCATCGCCGACGCCACCTTGAACCGCTTCTTCGCCTTCCATGTGGTGGCCCTGCCGCTCGCCATCCTGGGCTTGGTGGTGCTGCATCTCGCGGCCCTCCGTACCAATGGTTCCAACAACCCGGACGGCATCGAGATCAAGAAGAACAAGAACGCCCAGGGCATCCCGGTCGATGGGATTCCCTTCCACCCCTATTACACCGTGAAGGATTTATATGTGGTGGGCGTGTTCCTGACCATTTTCGCCTTCATCGTGTTCTACACGCCGGAAATGGGCGGCATGTTCCTCGAACATCCGAACTTCGATCCCGCCGACCCCATGAAGACGCCGGAACACATCCAGCCGGTGTGGTACTTCACCCCGTTCTATTCGATCCTCCGCGCCGTGCCGGACAAACTGTTCGGCGTGATCGCGATGGGCGCGGCCATCGTGCTGTTGTTCTTCCTGCCCTGGCTGGACCGCAACCCGGTCAAGTCGATCCGCTATCGGGGCGACGCCTTCAAATGGGGACTGGCCGCCTTCGTGCTGAGCTTCATCGTGCTGGGCGTCCTCGGCACCAAGCCGGTCACGCCGGTCGCGACCTTGCTGGCGCGGGTCTTCTCCGCCGTGTACTTCGGCTTCTTCTTGTTGCTGCCGGTGATTTCCTGCATCGAAAAGAACAAGCCGGTCCCGGAACGCCTGACCGAGCCGGTCATCCCGCTTGCCAAGCGCGAGGGCGTCATCTGGCGCTTCCTAGAAAAAGCCTTGGAAGAAATCGGCCATAAGCTGGATAGCTGCCCGGCGGTGCAAAAGGCCAAGGGCCGCGTGTGCGGGATCATCGATAGCGTCATAGACCTGGGAAGCAAAAAACAATGA
- the msrB gene encoding peptide-methionine (R)-S-oxide reductase MsrB, producing the protein MSWDANQFKKPSAEQLQCHLSEEQFHVTQREGTERPFHNAYWDNHRAGIYVDVVSGEPLFSSIDKFDSGTGWPSFTQPLEPDNLACREDRSHFMARIEVRSKHGDSHLGHVFDDGPQPTGKRYCMNSASLRFIPKENLEAEGYGEYLPLFEDGR; encoded by the coding sequence ATGTCATGGGATGCCAACCAATTCAAAAAACCCAGCGCCGAACAATTGCAATGCCATCTGAGCGAGGAGCAATTCCACGTCACCCAGCGCGAAGGCACGGAACGCCCGTTCCATAACGCCTACTGGGACAACCACCGGGCCGGGATTTACGTCGATGTGGTGTCGGGCGAGCCGCTGTTCAGTTCCATCGACAAATTCGATTCCGGCACCGGCTGGCCGAGCTTCACCCAGCCCTTGGAACCCGACAACCTCGCCTGCCGCGAAGACCGCTCGCACTTCATGGCGCGGATCGAGGTCCGCAGCAAGCACGGCGATTCCCACCTGGGCCATGTGTTCGACGACGGCCCCCAGCCCACCGGCAAGCGCTATTGCATGAATTCCGCCTCCTTGCGCTTCATCCCCAAGGAAAACCTGGAGGCCGAAGGTTATGGGGAGTACCTCCCTCTTTTCGAGGATGGCCGCTAA
- the cysG gene encoding siroheme synthase CysG yields the protein MNFLPIFLKLAGQQCLVVGGGEVAARKVAALLKAGGAVTVLAPALGAALAPLAADGRIAYLAKVFEPSDLTGFQLVISATDHRAVNEQVHAAATRRNLPVNVVDCPELCSFIFPAIVDRSPVVIAVSTGGASPVLARLIRAKLESALPLAYGRLADLAEKFRSRVKQAIQEPDRRRRFWEQALGGVVADLVFAGREAEAEQRLHDLLETGRPDHADTGGGFVSLVGAGPGDPDLLTLGALRAMQAADVVVYDRLVSPEVMALVRNDAEKIYAGKESSRHTLPQDQINALLARLAKQGRRVVRLKGGDPFIFGRGGEEIETLMEEGIPFQVIPGITAASGCAAYAGIPLTHRDHAQSVTFVTGHLKQGGIGELDWERLARPGQTLVIYMGLQALPQLRAALIGHGCIPDTPAALIQQGTTRRQRVITGTVDSLPGLVEEAGVSAPTLVIVGGVVGLHGKLAWFQGASPGTSTP from the coding sequence ATGAATTTCCTACCGATATTCCTGAAACTCGCCGGGCAGCAATGCCTGGTCGTCGGCGGCGGCGAAGTCGCCGCCCGCAAGGTCGCGGCCCTGCTCAAAGCCGGGGGCGCGGTCACGGTCCTCGCGCCCGCGCTGGGAGCGGCGCTCGCGCCCCTGGCGGCGGACGGGCGCATCGCTTATCTCGCCAAGGTTTTCGAGCCATCCGACCTAACGGGTTTCCAACTGGTCATCTCCGCCACCGACCACCGCGCGGTGAACGAACAGGTCCACGCCGCCGCGACCCGGCGCAACCTCCCGGTCAACGTGGTCGATTGCCCGGAACTCTGCTCCTTCATCTTCCCGGCCATCGTGGACCGCTCGCCCGTGGTCATCGCGGTTTCGACCGGCGGGGCTTCGCCGGTGCTGGCCCGCCTCATCCGCGCCAAGCTGGAAAGCGCCCTGCCCCTGGCCTATGGCCGCTTGGCCGATCTGGCGGAGAAGTTCCGGTCCCGCGTCAAACAAGCCATCCAGGAACCCGACCGCCGCCGCCGATTCTGGGAACAAGCCTTGGGCGGCGTGGTGGCGGACTTGGTGTTCGCCGGGCGCGAAGCCGAAGCGGAACAACGCCTGCACGACCTGCTGGAAACCGGGCGACCGGACCACGCCGACACCGGCGGCGGTTTCGTCTCGCTGGTGGGCGCGGGGCCGGGCGATCCCGATTTGCTCACGCTGGGGGCGCTGCGGGCCATGCAGGCCGCCGACGTGGTGGTCTACGACCGGCTGGTTTCGCCCGAGGTCATGGCCCTGGTCCGCAACGACGCCGAGAAAATCTACGCGGGCAAGGAAAGCAGCCGCCACACCCTGCCCCAGGATCAAATCAACGCCCTGCTGGCCCGCTTGGCGAAACAAGGCCGCCGCGTGGTGCGGCTCAAGGGCGGCGATCCCTTCATCTTCGGGCGCGGCGGCGAGGAGATCGAAACCCTGATGGAAGAAGGCATCCCGTTCCAGGTGATACCAGGCATCACCGCCGCCTCCGGCTGTGCCGCCTATGCCGGGATACCGCTGACCCACCGCGACCACGCCCAATCCGTCACCTTCGTGACCGGGCATCTCAAGCAAGGCGGCATCGGCGAGCTGGATTGGGAACGGCTGGCCCGCCCCGGCCAAACCTTGGTCATCTACATGGGCTTGCAGGCATTGCCGCAACTCCGCGCCGCCTTGATCGGGCACGGCTGCATCCCCGACACACCCGCCGCTTTGATCCAACAGGGTACCACCCGCCGTCAGCGCGTCATCACCGGCACCGTGGACAGCCTGCCCGGCTTGGTGGAAGAAGCCGGGGTCAGCGCTCCCACCCTGGTCATCGTCGGCGGCGTGGTCGGCCTGCACGGCAAACTGGCGTGGTTCCAAGGCGCGAGTCCCGGAACATCCACGCCCTAA
- a CDS encoding ClpXP protease specificity-enhancing factor — protein sequence MISLKPYLIRAIYDWIVDNNFTPYLLVNAEAEDVVVPRQYVQDGRIVLNLRPQAVHGLALGNQNIVFNARFGGKPMQVDVPTRAVLAIYAQENGKGMIFDEDEDGNGDDHTPPPAENAPAEPAPAKKRPALKVVK from the coding sequence ATGATTTCACTCAAGCCTTATTTGATCCGCGCCATCTACGACTGGATCGTCGATAACAATTTCACGCCCTACCTCCTGGTCAACGCCGAGGCCGAGGACGTGGTCGTGCCCCGGCAATACGTGCAGGATGGCCGGATCGTGCTGAACCTGCGCCCGCAGGCGGTCCACGGCTTGGCGCTGGGCAACCAGAACATCGTGTTCAACGCCCGCTTCGGCGGGAAGCCCATGCAGGTCGATGTGCCGACCCGCGCCGTGCTGGCGATCTACGCCCAGGAGAACGGCAAGGGCATGATTTTCGACGAGGACGAGGACGGCAACGGGGACGACCACACCCCGCCACCCGCCGAGAACGCCCCGGCCGAACCCGCGCCCGCCAAGAAAAGACCGGCGCTCAAGGTCGTCAAATAA
- a CDS encoding cytochrome c1, giving the protein MNKALAILLLVFSCVGIASAEAGKPLKKADVDIFDLESVRRGAGYFSQYCLGCHGIKQIRYSRIAKDLKLDADMMQREIMFGDTKIHDYAKTAMAPTDAEMAFGVVPPDLSLIVRARGADWVYSYLKGFYADPKRPFGVNNVVAENVAMPNVLWELQGTQIPVVVNVHGQDTVVDVKRGDDGKLSAKEFNKVATDLTNFLAYVSEPAKLERLPLGKYVIAFLIFLTFILYKLKKEYWKDVH; this is encoded by the coding sequence ATGAACAAGGCGCTCGCAATACTCCTGTTGGTTTTCTCGTGCGTCGGCATCGCGTCCGCCGAAGCGGGCAAACCCTTGAAAAAAGCCGATGTGGATATTTTCGACCTGGAATCGGTGCGCCGGGGCGCGGGTTATTTCAGCCAATATTGCCTGGGCTGCCATGGCATCAAACAAATCCGCTATTCCCGCATCGCCAAAGACCTGAAGCTCGATGCGGACATGATGCAACGGGAAATCATGTTCGGCGACACCAAAATCCACGACTACGCCAAGACCGCCATGGCCCCCACCGATGCCGAGATGGCCTTCGGCGTGGTGCCGCCGGATTTGTCCCTGATCGTGCGGGCGCGGGGCGCGGACTGGGTGTATAGCTATCTGAAAGGCTTCTACGCCGATCCCAAGCGCCCCTTCGGCGTCAACAACGTGGTCGCCGAAAACGTGGCCATGCCCAATGTGCTGTGGGAACTACAAGGCACCCAAATCCCCGTGGTCGTCAATGTCCACGGTCAGGACACCGTGGTCGATGTCAAGCGCGGCGACGATGGCAAGCTCTCCGCCAAGGAATTCAACAAGGTCGCCACCGACCTTACCAATTTCCTGGCCTATGTGTCGGAACCCGCCAAGCTGGAACGCCTGCCGCTGGGCAAATATGTCATCGCCTTCCTGATATTCCTCACGTTCATCCTGTATAAGCTGAAAAAGGAGTATTGGAAGGATGTCCACTAA
- a CDS encoding MlaE family ABC transporter permease: MAPPPTLALIDTADGLELQLGGGWTVGSGIPPPGPVLDRLATAPPHALGFDCQALTDWDSLLLAFLLKILNACEAHGIEARCEGLPPGVRGMLALARAVPERQDTQRPPPETGFLAGLGRAALDAYAETLGLLDFLGQATLAVGRGLRGKARFRGVDLVDLLVECGPHAVPIVSLISFLVGMILAFVGAVQLRMFGAQVFIADLVGLGMAREMGAMMTAIIMAGRTGAAYAAQLGSMQANDEIDALKTTGFPPMEFLVLPRLVALMLALPLLCLYSDFMGILGGAVVASSLFDVSYAEFLNQIENRLLVGDFMTGISKSVVFGLLVGIAGCMRGLQCGRNSTEVGLATTSAVVTGIVYIVVADAVLTLVITTLKLSL; this comes from the coding sequence ATGGCCCCTCCCCCCACGCTGGCACTCATCGACACCGCCGACGGCCTGGAACTCCAACTGGGCGGCGGCTGGACCGTGGGGTCCGGGATTCCCCCGCCCGGCCCCGTGCTGGATCGCCTCGCCACCGCCCCGCCCCACGCCCTCGGCTTCGATTGCCAAGCCCTGACCGACTGGGACAGCCTGCTGCTCGCCTTCCTCCTCAAAATCCTCAACGCCTGCGAAGCGCACGGCATCGAAGCCCGCTGCGAAGGACTGCCGCCGGGCGTGCGCGGCATGTTGGCACTGGCCCGCGCCGTGCCCGAACGCCAGGACACCCAGCGCCCGCCACCCGAAACCGGCTTCTTGGCCGGGCTGGGCCGGGCGGCGCTGGACGCCTACGCCGAAACCCTGGGGCTGTTGGATTTCCTGGGACAGGCCACCTTGGCGGTGGGCCGGGGGCTGCGGGGCAAGGCGCGGTTCCGGGGCGTGGACTTGGTGGATTTGCTAGTGGAGTGCGGACCCCACGCCGTGCCCATCGTCAGCCTTATCAGCTTCCTGGTGGGGATGATCCTGGCTTTCGTGGGGGCGGTGCAGTTGCGGATGTTCGGGGCACAGGTCTTCATCGCCGACCTGGTGGGGCTGGGCATGGCCCGCGAGATGGGCGCGATGATGACCGCGATCATCATGGCCGGGCGCACCGGGGCGGCCTACGCGGCGCAACTCGGCTCGATGCAGGCCAACGACGAGATCGACGCGCTCAAGACCACGGGGTTTCCGCCTATGGAATTCCTGGTGCTGCCGCGGCTCGTGGCCTTGATGCTGGCCTTGCCGCTATTGTGCCTGTATTCGGATTTCATGGGGATATTGGGCGGGGCGGTGGTGGCGTCTTCGCTGTTCGATGTGTCCTATGCGGAATTCCTCAACCAGATCGAGAACCGGCTCTTAGTGGGGGATTTCATGACGGGCATCTCGAAATCAGTGGTATTCGGGCTGTTGGTGGGGATCGCGGGGTGTATGCGGGGTTTGCAGTGCGGGCGCAATTCCACCGAAGTGGGTTTGGCGACGACCTCGGCGGTGGTGACGGGTATTGTGTATATCGTGGTGGCCGATGCGGTGTTGACTTTGGTGATTACTACTTTGAAGTTGAGTTTGTAG